A stretch of the Arachis stenosperma cultivar V10309 chromosome 6, arast.V10309.gnm1.PFL2, whole genome shotgun sequence genome encodes the following:
- the LOC130936736 gene encoding uncharacterized protein LOC130936736, with the protein MARKGRYMKKLKLGPGCQQPQMAPPLVSASYRDDSQILPDSGDSIPTASRTFLLPRSVPRPALQMSTNNIQNSEPGHVNLAANANDVDSVDQEADDPFVDSRAQNLKGRKTTEFWEVKIIDFDGIIKPARLSVREAMERPNGRKIVLRFNNAKQAIGNETGLLVAYLVC; encoded by the exons ATGGCTAGAAAAGGTCGTTACATGAAAAAACTGAAATTAGGACCAGGGTGTCAGCAACCACAAATGGCTCCGCCTCTGGTCTCGGCTTCCTACCGCGATGACTCTCAAAttctcccagacagtggtgatAGTATCCCTACAGCTTCACGCACGTTCCTTCTGCCGCGCAGTGTACCTAGGCCTGCTCTACAAATGAGCACAAATAATATTCAGAACTCGGAGCCAGGCCACGTAAACTTAGCAGCTAATGCTAATGATGTAGATTCTGTTGATCAAGAAGCTGATGACCCCTTTGTTGATTCTAGAGCTCAAAATCTCAAAGGACGCAAAACTACAGAGTTTTGGGAGGTTAAGATCATCG ATTTCGATGGCATAATCAAGCCGGCAAGACTAAGCGTGAGAGAGGCTATGGAACGGCCTAACGGTAGAAAGATCGTGCTCAGGTTCAACAATGCAAAGCAAGCAATTGGAAATGAAACTGGACTGTTAGTGGCGTACTTGGTCTGCTAG